A part of Primulina eburnea isolate SZY01 chromosome 10, ASM2296580v1, whole genome shotgun sequence genomic DNA contains:
- the LOC140842467 gene encoding LOW QUALITY PROTEIN: TOM1-like protein 6 (The sequence of the model RefSeq protein was modified relative to this genomic sequence to represent the inferred CDS: inserted 2 bases in 1 codon), protein MASIATSSSATVRVEKATSEFLIGPDWTMNIDICDTINLNQMLAKDVVKAVKKRLQHKNPKVQLLALTLLETMVKNCGDYVHMQIAEGNILQEMVKIVKKKTDMHVRDKILTLIGSWYQAFSGSGGRYPQYYMAYEDLRHFGVEFPRQSPHAAPIFTPPATHPTSRLPQPGYGMPSGSSTRLDEAMAAEENLSSSSIDSMRQVLALLIDMLQAIDPSDRTSIKDEVIVDLVEQCRANQKKLMQMLSTTGDEELLGQGLELNDSLQSTLAKHDAVASGSSPPVQVTNVQPGEAGKPNSSLQPAEVEVAKDTANTDPSVPVPVHRELTEEEEEEEDEFALLARRHSKTPVAASNSTPELKVEGLTLVKTKLDAAYPESPLSSSMSNALVPTTTATPVQTKDQDIIDLLSITLSTEQPSQTPTSPVHSTSQGHMPSVKPVVAFSSEAYPGHPGVAFNNYVAPWAQPRPQHGIHSQPEQQPLQQPQSSLTTPQYPQYAPTVYPPPPWASTPGYFSNPNPGPRLPNTYETPRXLTSSSTPRPLRQESSNGNTIAISSPRSVAPNAGQKPFIPSYRLFEDLNVFGTTDGGFKATSHSSPSLSGSTNHS, encoded by the exons ATGGCTTCAATCGCGACATCTTCTTCAGCCACTGTTAGGGTCGAGAAAGCAACGAGCGAGTTCTTGATCGGACCCGATTGGACTATGAATATTGATATCTGTGATACCATCAATTTGAATCAGAT GCTGGCAAAAGATGTTGTGAAAGCTGTGAAGAAACGGTTGCAACACAAGAATCCTAAAGTTCAATTACTTGCTTTAACG CTTCTGGAGACGATGGTCAAGAACTGTGGTGATTATGTGCATATGCAAATTGCAGAAGGAAATATACTCCAGGAGATGGTTAAGATTGTTAAGAAAAAG ACAGATATGCACGTGAGAGATAAAATTTTAACCCTAATAGGCTCTTGGTACCAAGCATTTAGTGGATCTGGAGGAAGATATCCTCAATATTACATGGCTTACGAGGACTTGAGg CACTTTGGTGTAGAATTTCCTCGTCAGTCACCTCATGCAGCTCCAATTTTTACTCCACCAGCTACACATCCAACATCAAGACTTCCTCAACCAGGTTATGGGATGCCAAGTGGTTCCTCAACACGGCTTGATGAAGCAATGGCAGCTGAAGAAAATTTGAG CTCATCTAGCATAGATTCCATGCGACAAGTTTTGGCTCTCTTGATTGACATGCTGCAAGCTATTGATCCAAGTGATCGAACG TCCATTAAAGATGAAGTGATAGTCGACCTTGTCGAGCAATGTCGTGCCAATCAAAAGAAGTTAATGCAGATGTTATCAACAACGGG GGATGAAGAACTTCTTGGTCAGGGTCTTGAATTGAATGATAGCCTGCAGAGTACGCTCGCAAAGCATGATGCAGTAGCCTCTGGTTCCTCACCGCCTGTTCAAGTAACAAATGTGCAGCCCGGGGAAGCTGGAAAACCTAACTCCAGTCTCCAGCCCGCTGAAGTTGAGGTAGCCAAGGATACAGCAAATACCGACCCTTCTGTACCAGTTCCTGTTCATAGGGAGCTGACTGAGGAAGAGGAGGAGGAGGAAGACGAGTTTGCTTTGCTAGCCCGAAG ACATTCAAAAACTCCCGTTGCTGCTTCAAATAGCACGCCTGAGTTGAAAGTCGAAGGTTTGACACTTGTAAAGACGAAGCTAGATGCGGCATATCCAGAATCCCCCTTGAGCTCTTCTATGAGTAATGCTCTAGTTCCTACCACCACAGCCACTCCGGTACAAACCAAAGATCAAGATATTATAGACCTTCTGAGCATCACGTTATCAACTGAGCAACCTTCTCAGACTCCGACTTCTCCGGTGCATAGCACATCTCAGGGGCATATGCCATCTGTCAAGCCAGTGGTTGCATTTTCTTCCGAGGCTTATCCTGGTCACCCTGGTGTGGCCTTCAACAATTATGTAGCCCCATGGGCTCAGCCCCGACCCCAACATGGCATTCATTCTCAACCTGAGCAGCAGCCCCTTCAGCAACCGCAATCTTCTCTTACAACACCTCAATATCCCCAGTATGCTCCGACTGTGTACCCTCCTCCACCATGGGCCTCTACTCCTGGCTACTTCAGCAATCCAAATCCCGGGCCTAGACTGCCTAACACATATGAAACTCCAAG GCTCACGTCATCATCTACGCCTAGGCCTTTGCGACAAGAGTCAAGTAATGGAAATACAATTGCCATCTCCAGTCCGAGGTCTGTGGCTCCCAATGCAGGACAGAAACCATTTATTCCATCATACAGGTTGTTTGAAGATCTTAATGTATTTGGCACTACGGATGGAGGATTTAAAGCAACAAGTCATTCATCACCAAGCTTATCAGGATCCACCAACCATAGTTAG